GCAGTGGAGGATTGCGCCGTGGCGGCCTGCCAGATCTGGGGACTGATGCGACCGGCAGCCCACCTGATCCTCAAACCGGGCAGCACAACAGACCCGGCCTTTGAACGTGAGCTGCGCAGCTTCATGGCTGCCCGGCTGCCTGACTACATGGTACCGGTGCGTTACCACCTGGTGGATGACCTGCCCCGCACCGCCACCGGCAAGGTCCAGCGTTTCAAGCTCAGAAGCTGATTTCGTTACCGAAGCGGATGCCGATCAGGGCCGCCCCCAGCGCAGCAACAAACTGCCGCATCCCGTCAGCGGGCAGCCGGACCTGGCTGCCCAGTTTCTGCTGCAGCAGTTCAGCTGCGGTCGCAAAATGCAGCACTCCTCCCGCCAGCACCAGCTCATCCTGCCGACCGGCCTGCCGCAGGATCTGCAAGGCACGCTCAACACAGGCGATCAGCGCCCCCTGCATGATATCCTGCGGGAGGACCGCCTGCATCAACTGGCTGATGATCTCCGATTCGGCAAAGACGGCGCAGATTGATGAAATCGGTGCAGGGTGCAGCGACTGCCGTGCCAGCGCATCAACCTGATCAAGCCCCACCCCCATGATCCGGGCGGTCCGTTCCAGAAAGGCGCCGGTACCGGACGCACATTTTTCATTCAGCCGAAAAGCCAGAATCCTGCCCCGCTCATCAAACCTGCAGGCCTTGATGGTCTGCCCGCCAAGATCCAGCACCGACCCTGCAGCGGGAAACAGCAGCCGTGCCCCATGGGTTGCGGCGGTCAGCTCGGTCACCGCCCGATGCCGCATTGAGGCCAGATGCCGGGCAAAGCCGGTGCTGACAACGACGGACAGGTCGTCCTGTGCCAGACCTGCGGCCTCCAGTGCGCCTGCCAGGCAGCGTGCAGCCGCCCGGTCAGGCTGAAAGCCGGTCTTTTCCAGGCTGCTGGCCAGCACCCGGTAGTCGCCATCAATGACAACCGCCTTGGTACAGGCAGCCCCCAGATCAATGCCGGCAGCAAAGCGTGTCATCCCTGTAGTTCCTGCCGACCGGCCAATAGCCGGTCACGGGCAAACAGGGCCGCCCCCAGGGCACCGGCAAAGGGGGTCTGCTCCCCCACCTGCAACCGGCATCCGAGCAGCTGTTCAAGCTGGTCAACCATGCAGCTGTTGCGGGAGACACCACCGGTAAAGGTGATGGCCAGTTGCAGCCCCACCCGCTTCAGCAGGGCCAGGGAGCGGTTGGCAATCGCCTGGTGGACCCCCAGCAGGATGTCGTTAACCGGTTTGCCCCGAGCCACCCAGGCCAGGATCTCGGTCTCTGCAAAGACGGTACAGGTGGTACTGATGGTGACCGGATTAGCGCCGGTGGCGGCAACAGCGGCCAGCTCATCCAGCGGCATCTCCAGCACTGCGGCAGCGGCTGACAGAAACCGGCCGGTCCCGGCAGCGCATTTGTCATTCATGCAGAAATCGATCACCCCGCCATCGGCGGCCACCCTGATCGCCTTGGTGTCCTGCCCCCCCATGTCAAGCACGGTCCCGGTGGCGGGAAAGAGATGGACCGCTCCGCGGGCATGGCAACTGATCTCGGTTACCTGCAAATCTCCGAAGGCTATCCTGAAACGGCCATAGCCGGTGCCGGCAACGTACGAGACGGCGTCAGCCCCCAGTCCCGCAGCTGTCAGCAGCCGTGCATAGACGGTGCGGGCGGCGGCATCGATATCAAAGCCGGTGTCGATCAGCGCGGTCCCGGCAATCCGGGCCGAGACATCCAGCAGCACCGCCTTGGTCTGGGTTGAACCGACATCAATCCCGGCGGTAAAGGGGGGATTGAAGCCGGTCATGGCGCACCGGCCTGCCTGCGCAGACGCAGGGTTTCAAAAAATGCATCAATCCGGTTCTGCATCTGGGCCGGTGAGATCAGACGGCGGTCCATCATGTCTGATTCAAGCAGCAGGGTCGGTACGGAAGAGCGGGACAGCAGGGCCAGCCGGGCATCGGCCAGCCCGGTTGAAACGGT
Above is a window of Trichlorobacter lovleyi SZ DNA encoding:
- a CDS encoding acyl-CoA dehydratase activase, with translation MTRFAAGIDLGAACTKAVVIDGDYRVLASSLEKTGFQPDRAAARCLAGALEAAGLAQDDLSVVVSTGFARHLASMRHRAVTELTAATHGARLLFPAAGSVLDLGGQTIKACRFDERGRILAFRLNEKCASGTGAFLERTARIMGVGLDQVDALARQSLHPAPISSICAVFAESEIISQLMQAVLPQDIMQGALIACVERALQILRQAGRQDELVLAGGVLHFATAAELLQQKLGSQVRLPADGMRQFVAALGAALIGIRFGNEISF
- a CDS encoding acyl-CoA dehydratase activase; translated protein: MTGFNPPFTAGIDVGSTQTKAVLLDVSARIAGTALIDTGFDIDAAARTVYARLLTAAGLGADAVSYVAGTGYGRFRIAFGDLQVTEISCHARGAVHLFPATGTVLDMGGQDTKAIRVAADGGVIDFCMNDKCAAGTGRFLSAAAAVLEMPLDELAAVAATGANPVTISTTCTVFAETEILAWVARGKPVNDILLGVHQAIANRSLALLKRVGLQLAITFTGGVSRNSCMVDQLEQLLGCRLQVGEQTPFAGALGAALFARDRLLAGRQELQG